The following coding sequences are from one Kwoniella bestiolae CBS 10118 chromosome 2, complete sequence window:
- a CDS encoding carbamoyl-phosphate synthase arginine-specific large chain → MLRSIPLCRSSLAARPLRTIPSLAARRVAPTQTRSYAVAAPAVGSYGQVDGEPTLNSPSELARRISAKVLPKLEKPDVKKVLVVGSGGLSIGQAGEFDYSGSQAIKALRESNISTILINPNIATIQTSHHLANEIYFLPVTADYVAYVLEKERPDGILLTFGGQSALNVGIQLDKMGVLERLGVKVLGTPIRTLEVSEDRDLFVQALNEIEIPAAQSTAVSTIQDALDAASEIGYPIILRSAFSLGGLGSGFAHDEEELRNLAAKSLSLSPQVLIEKSLKGWKEVEYEVVRDAADNTIICCNMENFDPLGTHTGDSIVVAPSQTLTDDEYHMLRSAAIKIVRHVGVVGECNVQYALDPESRDYRVIEMNARLSRSSALASKATGYPLAYTAAKIALGHTLPELPNAVTKSTTACFEPSLDYIVTKIPKWDLAKFQHVERNVGSAMKSVGEVMAIGRTFEESLQKAIRQVDPNFTGFDAYWKPEDMQTALANNNDRRLFAIAHAMLNLNYSVDQLHDITKIDKWFLYKLENIVRVYKQLQSTPFESIDKDLILTAKKTGFSDLHISQLTGVKENQVREKRKSYGVTPWVKRIDTLAAEFPAYTNYLYTTYNASTHDVDFNENGTMVLGSGVYRIGSSVEFDWCAVTCSRAIRELGKKTIMINYNPETVSTDFDEADRLYFEELGFERVMDIYEMEQAEGVVVSVGGQLPQNIALRLKNSGVTVLGTDPEQIDNAEDRHKFSSILDSVGVDQPAWTEATSLESAKAFAAKVGYPVLIRPSYVLSGAAMNVVWDEASLDKNLTAATDVSPLHPVVISQFIDNAQEIDVDAVAHKGELLVHAVSEHVENAGVHSGDATLVLPPFSLPTSDLDRFKEIAQKVAKAFEISGPFNMQIIRKPEENGQPAELKVIECNLRASRSFPFVSKVLGKNFIDVAAAAIMGENVPAPVDLMKEQRDYVAIKVPQFSWTRLPGADPFLGVEMASTGEVASFGKDVHEAYWAALLSVNGFKLPKKNSGILLGGDITRSEMPTIASNLLSLGFKLYTYDPKVENFINEQPNLTIKKIYVPVKDKRKLREVLEENEISTVIDIARSRAASTGEAEYAARRAAVDFGIPLINNAKLAVLLTETLQKKFHQSPLPYVEGTNPPEVKSWREFVGEERAY, encoded by the exons ATGCTTCGATCAATCCCCCTCTGCCGTTCATCCCTTGCTGCTCGTCCACTCCGgaccatcccttctctcgcTGCCAGACGAGTAGCTCCCACCCAGACCAGATCTTATGCCGTAGCTGCTCCAGCGGTAGGTTCATACGGTCAAGTAGATGGTGAACCAACCCTCAACTCTCCCTCGGAATTGGCCAGACGAATATCCGCTAAAGTCTTGCCTAAATTGGAGAAACCCgatgtgaagaaggtgttggtagttggaagtggtggtTTGAGTATCGGTCAGGCGGGAGAATTTGATTATTCAG GTTCCCAAGCTATCAAGGCTCTCCGAGAATCGaacatctccaccatcctcatcaacccaaataTCGCTACCATCCAAACTTCCCATCACTTGGCCAACGAAATCTACTTCCTACCCGTCACAGCAGATTATGTAGCATACGTTCTCGAGAAGGAAAGACCAGATGGTATCTTGTTGACCTTTGGTGGTCAGTCAGCTTTGAACGTCGGTATTCAGCTGGATAAAATGGGTGTTCTTGAACGACTGGGCGTTAAAGTTTTGGGTACTCCTATTAGAACTTTGGAGGTTTCGGAGGATAGAGATCTGTTCGTTCAGGCTTTGAATG AAATCGAGATCCCCGCTGCGCAATCTACCGCTGTATCAACCATCCAGGACGCCCTCGACGCAGCCTCGGAAATTGGTTATCCCATCATTCTTCGATCTGCGTTCTCCCTTGGTGGTCTCGGTTCGGGTTTCGCTCacgacgaagaagaacttCGAAATCTCGCTGCTAAATCCCTTTCACTCTCTCCTCAAGTGTTGATTGAGAAGTCTCTTAAGGGTtggaaggaagttgaatatGAAGTTGTCCGAGATGCCGCTGAT AACACCATCATCTGCTGTAACATGGAGAACTTCGACCCTCTCGGTACACACACTGGTGACTCCATCGTTGTTGCTCCCTCTCAAACTCTTACAGATGACGAGTACCACATGCTCCGAAGTGCCGCTATCAAAATTGTCAGACACGTCGGTGTGGTCGGCGAATGTAAC GTACAATACGCCCTTGACCCCGAAAGCCGAGATTACCGAGTAATCGAGATGAACGCTCGTCTCAGTCGATCTAG TGCCCTTGCCTCCAAAGCTACCGGTTACCCCCTTGCCTACACCGCCGCCAAGATCGCTCTCGGTCATACCCTTCCAGAACTCCCCAACGCCGTTACCAAATCCACTACAGCATGTTTCGAGCCTTCCCTCGACTACATCGTCACCAAGATCCCCAAGTGGGATTTGGCCAAGTTCCAACATGTCGAGCGAAACGTCGGATCCGCCATGAAATCCGTCGGAGAAGTTATGGCCATCGGTAGAACCTTCGAAGAATCCTTACAGAAAGCTATCCGACAGGTCGACCCCAACTTCACTGGATTCGACGCTTACTGGAAGCCTGAAGATATGCAAACAGCCCTTgccaacaacaacgacaGACGATTGTTTGCCATCGCTCACGCAATGTTGAACTTGAACTACTCCGTCGACCAATTGCACGATATCACCAAGATTGATAAATGGTTCTTGTACAAATTGGAGAACATCGTCAGAGTCTACAAGCAACTTCAGTCCACTCCATTCGAAAGTATCGACAAGGATTTGATCCTTACTGCCAAGAAGACTGGCTTCTCCGATCTTCACATCTCCCAACTTACCGGTGTGAAAGAGAACCAAGTTAGGGAGAAGCGAAAATCATATGGAGTTACACCATGGGTCAAGCGAATTGATACCCTCGCTGCGGAGTTCCCAGCATACACCAACTACTTGTACACCACTTACAATGCCTCAACTCACGATGTCGACTTCAACGAGAACGGTACGATGGTTTTGGGATCGGGTGTTTACCGAATTGGATCTTCCGTCGAATTCGATTGGTGTGCTGTTACCTGCTCAAGGGCTATTAGAGAATTGGGTAAAAAGACTATCATGATCAACTATAACCCTGAGACTGTGTCGACCGATTTCGACGAGGCTGATAGATTGTACTTCGAGGAACTTGGTTTCGAGAGAGTCATGGATATCTACGAGATGGAACAGGCTGAAGGTGTTGTTGTCAGCGTCGGAG GTCAACTCCCTCAAAACATCGCTCTTCGACTGAAGAACTCCGGCGTCACCGTCCTCGGTACCGACCCCGAGCAAATCGATAACGCCGAAGATAGACACAAgttctcctccatcctcgaTTCCGTAGGAGTAGATCAACCAGCATGGACCGAAGCTACTTCCTTGGAATCTGCCAAAGCCTTCGCCGCCAAGGTAGGCTACCCCGTCCTTATCAGACCATCCTACGTCCTCTCCGGAGCAGCCATGAACGTCGTATGGGATGAAGCTTCTCTCGACAAGAACCTCACTGCCGCCACGGACGTCTCGCCCCTTCACCCCGTAGTTATCTCGCAATTCATCGATAATGCCCAAGAAATCGATGTCGACGCTGTTGCCCACAAGGGTGAACTCCTCGTTCACGCTGTATCGGAGCATGTGGAGAATGCAGGTGTTCACTCGGGAGATGCCACGCTGGTCttacctcccttctccctccctacCTCCGATTTGGACAGGTTCAAGGAGATTGCTCAGAAGGTCGCCAAGGCGTTTGAGATTTCTGGGCCGTTCAATATGCAGATTATCAGGAAACCCGAGGAGAACGGGCAGCCGGCCGAGTTGAAGGTTATTGAATGTAATCTCAGAGCGTCAAGGTCTTTCCCATTTGTTTCGAAGGTATTGGGCAAGAATTTCATTGAtgtggctgctgctgctatCAT GGGAGAGAACGTACCCGCTCCTGTCGACTTGATGAAGGAACAACGAGATTACGTGGCTATCAAGGTACCTCAATTCTCATGGACTCGATTACCCGGTGCGGACCCCTTCCTGGGTGTCGAGATGGCTTCTACCGGTGAAGTTGCGTCGTTCGGAAAGGATGTGCATGAGGCATACTGGGCT GCCCTCCTCTCAGTAAACGGCTTCAAGCTCCCCAAGAAAAACTCCGGTATCCTCCTCGGAGGAGATATAACCCGATCCGAAATGCCCACCATCGCCTCCAACTTGCTTTCATTGGGATTCAAACTGTACACTTACGACCCGAAAGTCGAGAACTTTATCAACGAACAGCCCAACTTGactatcaagaagatctaTGTCCCAGTCAAGGACAAGCGAAAGTTGAGGGAGGTAttggaggagaatgagattaGCACTGTCATTGATATTGCTAGGTCCAGGGCTGCTTCGACGGGCGAGGCGGAATATGCTGCTAGAAGGGCGGCGGTGGATTTCGGTATTCCT CTCATCAACAACGCCAAACTCGCTGTATTGCTCACTGAGACACTACAGAAAAAGTTCCACCAATCTCCCTTACCTTATGTGGAGGGTACCAACCCGCCTGAAGTGAAATCTTGGAGGGAGTTTGTAGGTGAGGAGAGGGCTTATTAG